In a single window of the Streptomyces cinnabarinus genome:
- a CDS encoding MerR family transcriptional regulator encodes MSYSVGQVAGFAGVTVRALHHYDDIGLLAPSERSHAGHRRYSDGDLERLQQILFYRELGFPLDEVAALLDDPDVDPRAHLRRQHELLTARIEKLQKMATAVEQAMEARKMGINLTPEERFEVFGDKDPQQYAEEAEQRWGDTEVYAESQRRVATYTKEDWKRIQAEVDDWGARYAALVAGGEQPSGEAAMDLAEEHRQHISRYYFEVPYEMHRCFGEMYVSDERFKAFYDAMGPGLAEHLRDAILANADRHTS; translated from the coding sequence TACTCCGTGGGACAGGTCGCGGGCTTCGCCGGAGTGACGGTGCGGGCCTTGCACCACTACGACGACATCGGCCTGCTCGCCCCGAGCGAGCGCAGCCACGCGGGCCACCGGCGCTACAGCGACGGGGACCTCGAACGGCTGCAGCAGATCCTGTTCTACCGGGAGCTCGGCTTCCCGCTCGACGAGGTCGCCGCCCTGCTCGACGATCCGGACGTCGACCCGCGCGCGCATCTGCGCCGCCAGCACGAGTTGCTGACCGCCCGGATCGAGAAGCTCCAGAAGATGGCGACGGCCGTGGAGCAGGCCATGGAGGCACGCAAGATGGGGATCAATCTCACGCCCGAGGAGCGCTTCGAGGTCTTCGGCGACAAGGACCCGCAGCAGTACGCCGAGGAGGCCGAGCAGCGCTGGGGCGACACCGAGGTGTACGCCGAGTCCCAGCGCCGGGTCGCGACGTACACCAAGGAGGACTGGAAGCGCATCCAGGCCGAGGTCGACGACTGGGGCGCGCGGTACGCGGCCCTGGTGGCGGGCGGCGAACAGCCGTCCGGGGAGGCGGCCATGGACCTCGCCGAGGAACACCGGCAGCACATCAGCAGGTACTACTTCGAGGTTCCCTACGAGATGCACCGGTGCTTCGGCGAGATGTACGTCTCCGACGAACGCTTCAAGGCGTTCTACGACGCCATGGGTCCGGGACTCGCCGAGCACCTGCGCGACGCGATCCTCGCCAACGCCGACCGCCACACGTCGTGA
- a CDS encoding YbjQ family protein, with protein sequence MGIEEYGGGQGPQPDVLVVTTNDVPGYRVQEVIGEVFGLTVRSRHLGSQIGAGLKSMVGGELKGLTKTLVQTRNQAMERLVEQARARGANAVLAFRFDVTEAADVGTEVCAYGTAVVVARE encoded by the coding sequence ATGGGTATCGAAGAGTACGGCGGCGGACAGGGCCCCCAGCCCGATGTCCTGGTGGTCACCACGAACGACGTACCCGGCTACCGGGTGCAGGAGGTCATCGGCGAGGTCTTCGGGTTGACGGTGCGCTCCCGGCATCTGGGCAGCCAGATCGGCGCGGGGCTGAAGTCGATGGTCGGCGGTGAGCTCAAGGGGCTCACCAAGACACTGGTGCAGACCCGCAACCAGGCCATGGAACGGCTGGTGGAACAGGCCCGCGCGCGGGGCGCCAACGCGGTGCTGGCCTTCCGGTTCGATGTGACGGAAGCCGCCGATGTCGGCACCGAGGTGTGCGCGTACGGAACGGCCGTGGTCGTGGCCCGGGAGTGA